A stretch of DNA from Corallococcus caeni:
GTGCTCGGTTTCGTTCAGCTTGAAGAGGAGGGTGCGCAGGAGGGGGCCGGTGCGCAAGTCGAAGGGCCGGCGCATCTCCGTCTCCACGCGGGCCCGCGTCTCGGGCTCGCGCTGCGCTTCGGGCACGCCCGAGAGGTCCACGAGGGCCAGGGGTTGGTGGCTGTCGGGGTGGATGACCTGGACAGGCGCTCCCTCCACCTGAGCGAAGGTGGTGCGCAGGGCGTCGTGACGGCGCACGACTTCCTGCAGGGCGCGCTCCAGCACGTCGGCGCGCAGGTGGCCTTCCAGCCGGACGGCGACGGGCACGTTGTAGAGCGAGCTGCCCGGCTCCAGTTGGTCGATGAGCCACAGCCGCTGCTGGGCGAAGGACAGCGGCAGCGGGCCGTCGTGCGAGACGCGGGTGAGTGGCGAGGCGCTGGTGCGGGTGAGTCCCTTCAGGCGAATG
This window harbors:
- a CDS encoding condensation domain-containing protein translates to IRLKGLTRTSASPLTRVSHDGPLPLSFAQQRLWLIDQLEPGSSLYNVPVAVRLEGHLRADVLERALQEVVRRHDALRTTFAQVEGAPVQVIHPDSHQPLALVDLSGVPEAQREPETRARVETEMRRPFDLRTGPLLRTLLFKLNETEH